AGGCGTGCGCGAACCCGGCGGGGTCGATCCGGTACAGCTGGTTGCGGCCCTCGCGCGTCGCGGTGACGAGTCCGGCCGCGCGCAGCGCCATCAGGTGCTTCGAGATGCCGGAGGCCACGAGATCGGGGAACTCCGCGGCGAGCTGGCCCACCGTCCGAACGCCGTGCGCGGCGAGCAGATCGAGGATGCGGCGTCGCGTCGGGTCGGCGAGGACCCGGAATGCGTCGTCGGCGTCATTCACCCGACATCACCACGGTCGCCAGCTTCTCGAGCAGCCGGTGACGGTCGGCGCCCCGCTCGTACGCGGCATACGTGCCCTCCCAGCCCGGCTTGCCGATGCCGGCGAAGCCGTCGTGCGTGAGCGTCACGCGCGTTCCGGTCGCGCTCGCGGCGAGTTCGATCATGAGCCGGCCCGGATGCACCCAGCCGGCGTCCTCCTCGAGCCATGAGAGCACCATCCTGCCCTCGGGCACGAGTTCGAGCACGGTGCCGCTGATCCACGTCTCGCCGTCCTCACTGAGGGTGCGGAACGCTCCGCCGACCGTGAGCTCGATGGTCAGATCGGGGCGGAACCACCGGCGCAGCGCGTCCTGCGACTCGAACCAGCGCCACACGACGCTCGGCGGCGCCTGGATCTCGAGGGAGCGGATGACTTCAGGCATCGTGACCTCCACATGCATTACCGATTGGTAAGTATTACTGTATGGTAAGATATTTGGGGTGGAACCCCCGGAACGCACTCCGATCGGGAAGGCCCCTCCCGCCGAGCCGCCTCGGCTTCGACAATGGGGTGATGACCCGGACCGCCCGCGCGA
This region of Microbacterium thalassium genomic DNA includes:
- a CDS encoding SRPBCC family protein, producing MPEVIRSLEIQAPPSVVWRWFESQDALRRWFRPDLTIELTVGGAFRTLSEDGETWISGTVLELVPEGRMVLSWLEEDAGWVHPGRLMIELAASATGTRVTLTHDGFAGIGKPGWEGTYAAYERGADRHRLLEKLATVVMSGE
- a CDS encoding ArsR/SmtB family transcription factor, which codes for MNDADDAFRVLADPTRRRILDLLAAHGVRTVGQLAAEFPDLVASGISKHLMALRAAGLVTATREGRNQLYRIDPAGFAHAFAPWVARYEAYWSHSLETLRTLAESAARDADERQS